One window of Agromyces rhizosphaerae genomic DNA carries:
- a CDS encoding D-alanyl-D-alanine carboxypeptidase/D-alanyl-D-alanine-endopeptidase encodes MSTDPETPDAADGAAEPSPHAAGGEERSTDAPGSTTDGADPVTGETTTTDAPGGTRARRTRLALWVTAGVVAFALAGWGAVAAGSAVAGGSPAPTPTPTATPTPTPTVDPGRPAPTAEATTARIRTCMVGAAATDARLGAMQAHVRNASTGEVLYDRGGQTASRTASVMKVLTAAAALDVLGPDYRATTTVVRGSEPGSVVLVGGGDLTLSRTPTGSQTVYPGAAHLDDLAAQVRAAWDADPANPPLTKLVLDASFFGGEEWHPTWNPLEREQGYMSQITALQVDGDRDSPFAETSWRSPDPVGRAGDAFAGALGGISVIERGTAPADAQTLGSVSSPTVAQLVQKSLIVSDNTVAEMLARHVAIRTDTGNDFASIDAAVREGLGAYGIDTDGITVTDGSGLSDDNAVPPSYLTELFRKIEAREQGLGVIRDGLPVAGVQGSLAYGDRFFGDNAIARGQVWAKTGWIETGYTLSGIIHAQDGTPLTFAIYALGDAPGAIPPSSREAIDTLTTAFFRCGDNLSNG; translated from the coding sequence GTGTCGACCGACCCCGAGACCCCCGACGCCGCAGACGGCGCGGCCGAGCCGAGCCCGCACGCCGCGGGCGGCGAGGAGCGGTCGACGGATGCCCCGGGCAGCACGACGGACGGGGCCGACCCCGTCACGGGCGAGACCACGACGACGGATGCCCCGGGCGGCACGCGAGCGAGGCGCACGCGCCTCGCGCTCTGGGTGACCGCGGGCGTCGTGGCGTTCGCCCTCGCCGGCTGGGGCGCGGTCGCCGCGGGATCCGCGGTCGCGGGCGGGAGCCCGGCGCCGACCCCGACGCCCACCGCGACCCCGACGCCCACGCCCACCGTCGACCCCGGTCGCCCGGCGCCCACCGCGGAGGCGACCACCGCCAGGATCCGCACCTGCATGGTCGGTGCCGCGGCGACCGACGCACGGCTCGGCGCGATGCAGGCGCACGTGCGCAACGCGAGCACCGGCGAGGTGCTCTACGATCGCGGCGGACAGACCGCCTCCCGCACGGCGAGCGTCATGAAGGTGCTCACCGCCGCGGCCGCGCTCGACGTGCTCGGGCCCGACTACCGGGCGACCACCACGGTCGTGCGCGGCAGCGAGCCGGGCTCGGTCGTGCTCGTCGGCGGCGGCGACCTCACCCTCTCGCGCACCCCCACCGGTTCGCAGACGGTCTACCCGGGCGCCGCGCACCTCGACGACCTGGCCGCGCAGGTGCGCGCCGCGTGGGACGCCGACCCGGCGAACCCGCCGCTGACCAAGCTGGTCCTCGACGCGTCGTTCTTCGGCGGCGAGGAGTGGCACCCGACCTGGAACCCGCTCGAGCGCGAGCAGGGCTACATGTCGCAGATCACCGCGCTGCAGGTCGACGGCGACCGCGACAGCCCCTTCGCCGAGACGTCCTGGCGCAGCCCCGACCCGGTCGGCCGTGCGGGCGACGCGTTCGCCGGCGCGCTCGGCGGCATCTCGGTGATCGAGCGCGGCACCGCCCCGGCCGACGCGCAGACCCTCGGCAGCGTCTCGTCGCCGACCGTCGCGCAGCTCGTGCAGAAGTCGCTCATCGTCTCCGACAACACGGTCGCCGAGATGCTCGCCCGGCACGTCGCGATCCGCACTGACACGGGCAACGACTTCGCGTCGATCGACGCCGCGGTGCGCGAGGGCCTCGGGGCGTACGGCATCGACACCGATGGCATCACCGTGACCGACGGGTCCGGCCTCAGCGACGACAACGCGGTGCCCCCGTCGTACCTCACCGAGCTGTTCCGCAAGATCGAGGCGCGCGAGCAGGGCCTCGGCGTCATCCGCGACGGGCTTCCGGTGGCCGGGGTGCAGGGGTCGCTGGCGTACGGCGACCGCTTCTTCGGCGACAACGCGATCGCGCGCGGACAGGTCTGGGCGAAGACCGGCTGGATCGAGACCGGCTACACCCTCTCAGGCATCATCCACGCGCAGGACGGCACGCCGCTCACGTTCGCGATCTACGCGCTCGGCGACGCCCCCGGTGCCATCCCACCCTCGTCGCGCGAGGCCATCGACACGCTCACGACCGCCTTCTTCCGCTGCGGCGACAACCTCTCGAACGGGTGA
- a CDS encoding thiolase family protein, with protein sequence MGAEAVIVDVIRTASGRGKPGGQLAGVHPVDLLAGVLDHLVARNDLDPALVDDVIGGCVSQVGEQSYNITRNALLAAGFPEHVPGTTVDRQCGSSQQAATFAAQAVIAGAADIVIACGVESMSRVPLGSSSTGKDPFGTRMHARYPEGLVGQGVSADLIAQQWGFGRDELDAFAAESHGKAADAAGRGDFDHEIVPVRGVDALVDETVRPGTTAEGLAGLQPAFRTDALAERFPELDWRVTAGNSSPLTDGASAALIMSAERAAALGLTPRARFRAFSVTGSDPLLMLTGVIPATARVLERAGLTHDDIDVYEVNEAFASVPLAWLADTGADPAKLNPNGGAIALGHALGSSGTRLLATMVCELERRDATLGLQTMCEGGGMANAYVVERV encoded by the coding sequence ATGGGCGCAGAGGCCGTGATCGTCGACGTGATCCGCACCGCCAGCGGGCGGGGCAAGCCGGGCGGACAGCTCGCGGGGGTGCATCCGGTCGACCTGCTCGCGGGCGTGCTCGACCACCTGGTCGCCCGCAACGACCTCGACCCGGCGCTCGTCGACGACGTGATCGGCGGGTGCGTGAGCCAGGTCGGCGAGCAGTCGTACAACATCACCCGCAACGCGCTGCTCGCGGCCGGGTTCCCCGAGCACGTGCCCGGCACCACGGTCGACCGCCAGTGCGGGTCGAGCCAGCAGGCCGCCACGTTCGCCGCGCAGGCCGTGATCGCCGGTGCCGCCGACATCGTGATCGCGTGCGGCGTCGAGTCGATGAGCCGCGTGCCGCTCGGCTCGTCGAGCACGGGGAAGGACCCGTTCGGCACCCGCATGCACGCCCGCTATCCCGAGGGGCTCGTGGGCCAGGGCGTCTCGGCCGACCTCATCGCCCAGCAGTGGGGGTTCGGCCGCGACGAGCTCGACGCGTTCGCGGCCGAGAGCCATGGCAAGGCGGCGGATGCCGCGGGGCGCGGCGACTTCGACCACGAGATCGTGCCCGTGCGGGGCGTCGACGCGCTCGTCGACGAGACCGTCCGGCCCGGCACCACGGCCGAGGGCCTCGCCGGGCTGCAGCCCGCGTTCCGCACCGACGCACTCGCCGAGCGCTTCCCGGAACTCGACTGGCGGGTCACGGCCGGCAACTCGTCGCCGCTGACCGACGGGGCATCCGCCGCCCTGATCATGAGCGCCGAGCGCGCCGCCGCGCTCGGGCTGACGCCACGGGCCCGATTCCGCGCCTTCAGCGTGACCGGCAGCGATCCGCTGCTCATGCTGACCGGCGTGATCCCGGCGACCGCGCGCGTGCTCGAGCGCGCGGGGCTGACCCACGACGACATCGACGTCTACGAGGTGAACGAGGCGTTCGCGTCGGTGCCGCTCGCCTGGCTCGCCGACACCGGCGCCGACCCGGCGAAGCTCAACCCCAACGGCGGCGCGATCGCGCTCGGCCACGCGCTCGGGTCGTCGGGCACGCGGTTGCTCGCGACCATGGTCTGCGAACTCGAACGGCGCGATGCGACGCTCGGCCTGCAGACCATGTGCGAGGGCGGCGGCATGGCGAACGCGTACGTCGTCGAGCGCGTCTGA
- a CDS encoding Gfo/Idh/MocA family protein produces MTERLRWGILATGGIARLMTSDLVANGFDVTAVASRRLDSAEAFAAEFGIPTAHVGYEALASDPDVDIVYVATPHPVHVENALLMLESGKHVIVEKPFALNAREATAIASLAKARGLLAMEAMWTRYLPHMVRIRELIAQGALGEVRTLMADHMQRLPDDPSHRLNSLELGGGALLDLGVYPVSFAWELFGEPETIQATATFKPTGADAQVATVFGYPGGRIATSVSASDTAGPNTAVVVGTEARIEIDGVWFANTSFRLIDSAGTVLEEFSQELNGRGMHFQAEAAERLVASGELGGDVLPIDETVAIMGTLDRVRELIGLRYPGE; encoded by the coding sequence ATGACCGAACGACTGCGATGGGGCATCCTCGCCACCGGCGGCATCGCCCGCCTCATGACGTCCGACCTGGTGGCCAACGGCTTCGACGTGACGGCCGTCGCCTCTCGCCGGCTCGATTCCGCCGAGGCGTTCGCCGCCGAGTTCGGCATCCCGACCGCGCATGTCGGGTACGAGGCGCTCGCCTCCGATCCCGACGTCGACATCGTCTACGTCGCGACGCCGCACCCGGTGCACGTCGAGAACGCGCTGCTGATGCTCGAGTCGGGCAAGCACGTGATCGTCGAGAAGCCGTTCGCGCTGAACGCGCGCGAGGCGACGGCGATCGCGAGCCTCGCGAAGGCGCGCGGCCTGCTCGCCATGGAGGCGATGTGGACCCGCTACCTGCCGCACATGGTGCGCATCCGCGAGCTCATCGCGCAGGGAGCGCTGGGCGAGGTGCGCACGCTCATGGCCGACCACATGCAGCGGCTGCCCGACGACCCGTCGCACCGCCTGAACTCGCTCGAGCTCGGCGGCGGCGCGCTGCTGGACCTGGGCGTCTACCCGGTCTCGTTCGCGTGGGAACTGTTCGGCGAGCCGGAGACGATCCAGGCGACGGCGACATTCAAGCCCACGGGTGCCGACGCGCAGGTCGCCACGGTCTTCGGGTACCCGGGCGGGCGGATCGCGACCAGCGTCTCCGCGAGCGACACGGCCGGCCCGAACACCGCCGTGGTGGTCGGCACCGAGGCGCGCATCGAGATCGACGGGGTCTGGTTCGCGAACACGTCGTTCCGGCTCATCGACTCGGCCGGTACCGTCCTCGAGGAGTTCTCGCAGGAGCTGAACGGCCGGGGCATGCACTTCCAGGCCGAGGCGGCCGAGCGCCTGGTCGCGTCGGGCGAGCTCGGCGGCGACGTCCTGCCGATCGACGAGACCGTCGCGATCATGGGCACCCTCGACCGGGTGCGCGAGCTGATCGGGCTGCGCTACCCGGGCGAGTAG
- a CDS encoding helix-turn-helix domain-containing protein, which produces MQAATDLTTLGQRIRHFRGERGLTLDQLGEQVGIAGSQLSLIENGKREPKLSVLHALSAALGVDLAELLSPEPPNPRAALEIELARAQASPLYAMLGLPAVRPGKGISDEALESIVGLHRELQRRASEAIATPEEARRANTELRTRMRERDNYLPDIEELAEQRVAASGHRQGALTHREVSVMAEQLGFRLIYVDDLPDATRSITDLANGRIYLPPASIPGGHGLRSMALQAMAHRLLGHERPGSYAEFLWQRLEINYFAACCLMPREASVKFLTEAKREKRLAVEDFRDAFGVTHEAAALRLTNLGTSHLDMTLHFLRVNGDGALQKGYENDGIPLPADVTGSIEGQWVCKKWSARNAFDRTNRTTENYQYTDTPAGTYWCATQTGRTDAAEFSITIGVPFQDAKWFRGRETTVRVESRCPDVTCCRRAPEELSDRWDGRAWPSARLHAHVLSPLPSGRFPGVDDAEVYAFLEAHAEQ; this is translated from the coding sequence ATGCAGGCAGCCACCGACCTCACCACCCTCGGCCAGCGCATCCGCCACTTCCGCGGCGAGCGGGGCCTCACCCTCGACCAGCTCGGCGAGCAGGTCGGCATCGCGGGCAGCCAGCTCTCGCTCATCGAGAACGGCAAGCGCGAGCCCAAGCTGTCCGTGCTGCACGCCCTCTCGGCCGCGCTCGGCGTCGACCTCGCCGAGCTGCTCTCCCCCGAGCCGCCCAACCCGCGCGCGGCGCTCGAGATCGAGCTCGCCCGGGCGCAGGCGAGCCCCCTCTACGCGATGCTCGGGCTGCCGGCGGTGCGACCCGGCAAGGGCATCAGCGACGAGGCGCTCGAGTCGATCGTCGGCCTGCACCGCGAACTCCAGCGACGCGCGAGCGAGGCGATCGCGACCCCCGAGGAGGCGCGCCGGGCGAACACCGAGCTGCGCACCCGCATGCGCGAGCGCGACAACTACCTGCCCGACATCGAGGAGCTCGCCGAGCAGCGCGTCGCGGCCTCGGGCCACCGCCAGGGCGCGCTGACCCACCGCGAGGTGAGCGTGATGGCCGAGCAGCTCGGCTTCCGGCTGATCTACGTCGACGACCTGCCGGATGCCACGCGGTCGATCACCGACCTGGCCAACGGGCGCATCTACCTGCCGCCCGCCTCGATCCCCGGCGGCCACGGCCTGCGCTCGATGGCGCTGCAGGCGATGGCGCACCGCCTCCTGGGCCACGAGCGTCCGGGCAGCTACGCCGAGTTCCTCTGGCAGCGCCTGGAGATCAACTACTTCGCCGCGTGCTGCCTGATGCCGCGCGAGGCGTCGGTGAAGTTCCTCACCGAGGCCAAGCGCGAGAAGCGGCTGGCGGTCGAGGACTTCCGCGACGCCTTCGGCGTGACGCACGAGGCGGCGGCGCTGCGCCTGACGAACCTCGGCACGTCGCACCTGGACATGACCCTGCACTTCCTGCGCGTGAACGGCGACGGCGCACTGCAGAAGGGGTACGAGAACGACGGCATCCCGCTGCCCGCCGACGTGACCGGATCGATCGAGGGCCAGTGGGTGTGCAAGAAGTGGAGCGCGCGCAACGCGTTCGACCGCACCAACCGCACCACGGAGAACTACCAGTACACCGACACCCCTGCGGGCACGTACTGGTGCGCGACGCAGACGGGCCGAACGGATGCCGCGGAGTTCTCGATCACGATCGGCGTGCCGTTCCAGGACGCGAAGTGGTTCCGCGGGCGCGAGACGACGGTGCGCGTCGAGTCGCGCTGCCCCGACGTCACGTGCTGCCGGCGCGCACCCGAGGAGCTGTCCGACCGCTGGGACGGCAGGGCCTGGCCGAGCGCGCGGCTGCACGCGCACGTGCTCTCACCGCTGCCCTCGGGGCGATTCCCGGGCGTCGACGACGCCGAGGTCTATGCGTTCCTGGAGGCGCACGCCGAACAGTAG
- a CDS encoding isochorismatase family protein, translating to MTRALLIIDVQNDFTEGGALGVDGGAAVASGITRFLAEHGDDYDLVVASRDWHDGDNDNGGHFAGEADPDFVDTWPVHCVSGTTGAEYHPDLDTSRVDVHIRKGQGVPAYSIFEGTDDEGTPFPELLTRHGVTEVDVVGIATDYCVRASTLDALEHGQHARVLTGLVAGVAAETSEAAIAEMGHAGAEIAGEEASEASDG from the coding sequence ATGACGCGAGCGCTACTGATCATCGACGTGCAGAACGACTTCACCGAGGGCGGCGCACTCGGGGTGGACGGCGGTGCGGCCGTGGCATCCGGCATCACCCGCTTCCTCGCCGAGCACGGCGACGACTACGACCTGGTCGTCGCGTCGCGCGACTGGCACGACGGCGACAACGACAACGGCGGGCACTTCGCGGGCGAGGCCGATCCCGACTTCGTCGACACGTGGCCCGTGCACTGCGTCTCGGGCACGACCGGCGCGGAGTACCACCCCGACCTCGACACGTCGCGCGTCGACGTGCACATCCGCAAGGGGCAGGGCGTGCCCGCCTACTCGATCTTCGAGGGCACGGACGACGAGGGCACGCCGTTCCCCGAGCTGCTCACCCGGCACGGCGTGACCGAGGTCGACGTGGTCGGCATCGCGACCGACTACTGCGTGCGCGCGAGCACGCTCGACGCGCTCGAGCACGGCCAGCACGCGAGAGTGCTGACGGGGCTGGTGGCGGGCGTGGCCGCCGAGACGAGCGAGGCCGCGATCGCCGAGATGGGGCATGCCGGGGCCGAGATCGCCGGCGAGGAGGCATCCGAGGCCTCGGACGGCTGA
- a CDS encoding permease prefix domain 1-containing protein, with amino-acid sequence MTTLTDRYVQATARYLPERQRPELARELRERIGDRRDAMVEAGHDPDDAERATLVELGDPAALAAGYADRPMHLIGPRTYLAWLRVLKLVLLIAVPIVTAISLLAQLLSGATAGEVAASTFGAALNTALQVLFWVTLVFAVIDRSPAASKARAWTPAQLPAVHDEYKAKRLPDLVFSLIALTVFAVLIVWQQTGIPVNGEPIPFLDPSLWSFWIPWFLVLIALEMAFAGAVYAWGWNWWLALVNVPLNIAFAVPALWLLTNGMLVNPDFLDAIGWPWGDAGDVITTIVVVLFVFGAVVDIIDGAVKAYRAGKARGLA; translated from the coding sequence ATGACCACGCTCACCGACCGCTACGTCCAGGCGACGGCGCGGTACCTGCCCGAGCGTCAGCGACCCGAGCTCGCGCGCGAGCTGCGCGAGCGCATCGGCGACCGGCGCGACGCCATGGTCGAGGCGGGGCACGACCCCGACGACGCCGAGCGCGCGACGCTCGTCGAGCTGGGCGACCCGGCCGCGCTCGCGGCGGGCTACGCGGACCGGCCCATGCACCTGATCGGCCCGCGCACCTACCTCGCCTGGCTGCGCGTGCTGAAGCTCGTGCTCCTCATCGCGGTGCCCATCGTCACGGCGATCAGCCTGCTCGCGCAGCTGCTCTCGGGCGCCACCGCGGGCGAGGTCGCCGCGTCCACGTTCGGCGCCGCGCTGAACACGGCGCTGCAGGTCCTGTTCTGGGTGACCCTCGTGTTCGCCGTGATCGACCGGTCGCCGGCCGCCTCGAAGGCGCGCGCCTGGACGCCCGCCCAGTTGCCGGCCGTGCACGACGAGTACAAGGCGAAGCGACTGCCCGACCTCGTCTTCTCGCTGATCGCCCTCACGGTGTTCGCGGTGCTCATCGTCTGGCAGCAGACGGGCATCCCCGTGAACGGCGAGCCGATCCCGTTCCTCGACCCGTCGCTGTGGTCGTTCTGGATCCCGTGGTTCCTGGTGCTCATCGCACTCGAGATGGCGTTCGCCGGCGCCGTGTACGCGTGGGGCTGGAACTGGTGGCTCGCGCTCGTGAACGTGCCGCTGAACATCGCCTTCGCGGTGCCCGCGCTGTGGCTGCTCACGAACGGCATGCTGGTCAACCCCGACTTCCTCGACGCGATCGGCTGGCCGTGGGGCGACGCGGGCGACGTGATCACGACGATCGTCGTCGTGCTGTTCGTGTTCGGCGCGGTCGTCGACATCATCGACGGCGCCGTGAAGGCGTACCGGGCCGGGAAGGCACGGGGCCTCGCCTGA
- a CDS encoding M20/M25/M40 family metallo-hydrolase produces MTRRVDEAMTDAPGGTAGPDTASAPPARPPGHDAELVALARELVALDSVNPDLDPSGAGEVALAHALRRRLDASGFSTTLIGPGARPSLVARRRGTGGGRTLLLSGHLDTVGVRTYADGPFAPRVDGDQLWGRGAYDMKGALAAGVLAAERATAGDELAGDVVLAFAADEEFGSIGTEAVLASLDTAEIDGALVLEPTGLELGVAHRGFAWFALEVHGRAAHGSQPEQGVDAIAGMLRLVAALDADPAPCAPEQGHPLLGTSTLRVATLEGGVDAATVAPHCRATIERRTLPGETPAVVRAALEATLARAAGSDVSFQLTELVSRPAFEAPDGSAVVAAVDRAAVAELGALPDRRGDPWWTEAALFADAGIDVALYGPAGGGAHADAEWLDLPSAATHVRVLERVLRDVCG; encoded by the coding sequence GTGACGCGGCGCGTGGACGAGGCGATGACGGATGCCCCGGGCGGCACCGCCGGGCCCGACACGGCGTCCGCACCACCGGCGCGGCCGCCCGGCCACGACGCCGAGCTCGTCGCGCTGGCACGCGAGCTGGTCGCGCTCGACTCGGTCAACCCCGACCTCGACCCGAGCGGTGCCGGCGAGGTCGCGCTCGCGCACGCGCTCCGGCGCAGGCTCGACGCATCCGGGTTCTCGACGACCCTGATCGGCCCGGGGGCGCGTCCGAGCCTCGTCGCACGGCGGCGAGGCACCGGCGGCGGGCGCACGCTCCTGCTGAGCGGCCACCTCGACACGGTCGGCGTGCGCACGTACGCCGACGGGCCGTTCGCGCCCCGCGTCGACGGCGACCAGCTCTGGGGTCGCGGCGCGTACGACATGAAGGGCGCGCTCGCCGCGGGCGTGCTCGCCGCCGAACGCGCCACGGCGGGCGACGAGCTCGCGGGCGACGTCGTGCTCGCGTTCGCCGCCGACGAGGAGTTCGGCTCGATCGGCACCGAGGCCGTGCTCGCGTCGCTCGACACGGCGGAGATCGACGGCGCGCTGGTGCTCGAGCCGACCGGGCTCGAGCTCGGCGTCGCGCACCGCGGGTTCGCGTGGTTCGCGCTCGAGGTGCACGGGCGCGCCGCGCACGGCTCGCAGCCCGAGCAGGGCGTCGACGCGATCGCCGGGATGCTGCGGCTTGTCGCCGCGCTCGACGCCGATCCCGCGCCGTGCGCGCCGGAGCAGGGGCATCCGCTGCTCGGCACCTCGACGCTGCGGGTGGCCACCCTCGAGGGCGGGGTCGACGCGGCGACCGTCGCCCCGCACTGCCGCGCCACCATCGAGCGGCGCACGCTGCCCGGCGAGACGCCCGCGGTCGTGCGCGCCGCGCTCGAGGCGACGCTGGCGCGCGCGGCCGGGTCCGACGTCTCGTTCCAGCTCACCGAGCTCGTCTCGCGCCCCGCGTTCGAGGCGCCAGACGGCTCGGCGGTCGTGGCCGCGGTCGACCGCGCCGCCGTCGCCGAGCTCGGGGCCCTGCCCGACCGGCGCGGCGACCCGTGGTGGACCGAGGCCGCGCTGTTCGCCGACGCGGGCATCGACGTCGCGCTGTACGGGCCCGCGGGCGGCGGCGCGCACGCCGACGCGGAGTGGCTCGACCTGCCGTCGGCGGCGACCCACGTGCGCGTGCTCGAGCGCGTCCTGCGCGACGTCTGCGGCTGA
- a CDS encoding PadR family transcriptional regulator — MTPDDATASHLQELRRGTTVLACLLRLRTPEYGYALLESLAGLDLAVDANTLYPLLRRLEKQGLLTSEWNTDEARPRKFYRTSPAGERLAVALTDDWRRIDTALARLTEGDVP; from the coding sequence ATGACACCGGATGACGCCACCGCATCGCACCTGCAGGAGCTGCGCCGTGGCACGACCGTGCTCGCGTGCCTGCTGCGGCTGCGCACGCCCGAGTACGGGTACGCACTGCTGGAGTCGCTCGCCGGGCTCGACCTGGCGGTCGACGCGAACACGCTCTACCCCCTGCTCCGGCGGCTCGAGAAGCAGGGCCTGCTCACCAGCGAGTGGAACACCGACGAGGCCCGCCCGCGCAAGTTCTACCGCACCAGTCCCGCCGGCGAGCGCCTCGCCGTCGCGCTCACCGACGACTGGCGACGCATCGACACCGCACTCGCACGACTGACCGAAGGAGACGTACCATGA
- a CDS encoding NAD-dependent succinate-semialdehyde dehydrogenase — protein sequence MDERALLDAAPEKLFIAGEWVSAEGGRTLDVHDPSTGEVIRSIADASPADAVRALDAAVAAQDSWAATAPRVRGELLRRAWELVTRRADDLALLMTLEMGKTLAESRGEVTYGGEFLRWFSEEAVRIHGRYGLNPEGTGRMIVSQRPVGPSYFITPWNFPLAMATRKIAPALAAGCTVVVKPAQLTPLTTLAFTAILEEAGLPAGVVNVITSSSSSAVTEPILADRRLRKLSFTGSTEVGRKLIAQAADGVLRVSMELGGNAPFVVFEDADLDAAVDGAMLAKFRNIGQACTAANRFIVHEAVAEEFARRVTERVAAMRVGRGTEEGVQIGPLIDEDAVGKAEALVQDAVGRGASVTTGGSRIEGPGTYFQPTVVSGVVAGSEILRNEIFGPVLSITTFADEDEAVRLANDTEFGLVSYVYTTDLARGHRMIDRLDTGMMGLNAGVISNAAAPFGGVKASGIGREGGFEGIHEYLATKYTMLPA from the coding sequence ATGGACGAGCGCGCGCTGCTCGACGCCGCACCGGAGAAGCTGTTCATCGCGGGGGAGTGGGTGAGCGCCGAGGGCGGTCGCACGCTCGACGTGCACGATCCGTCCACGGGCGAGGTGATCCGGTCGATCGCGGATGCCTCGCCGGCCGACGCCGTGCGTGCCCTCGACGCCGCGGTCGCCGCGCAGGACTCGTGGGCCGCCACGGCGCCGCGCGTCCGCGGCGAGCTCCTGCGACGTGCGTGGGAGCTCGTCACCCGGCGCGCCGACGACCTGGCGCTGCTCATGACCCTCGAGATGGGCAAGACGCTGGCCGAGTCGCGCGGCGAGGTGACCTACGGCGGTGAGTTCCTGCGCTGGTTCTCCGAGGAGGCCGTGCGCATCCACGGCCGCTACGGGCTGAACCCCGAGGGCACCGGCCGCATGATCGTCTCGCAGCGCCCGGTCGGCCCGTCGTACTTCATCACGCCGTGGAACTTCCCCCTCGCGATGGCCACGCGCAAGATCGCGCCGGCGCTCGCGGCCGGCTGCACCGTGGTCGTGAAGCCCGCGCAGCTCACGCCGCTCACGACGCTCGCGTTCACCGCGATCCTCGAGGAGGCGGGGCTGCCCGCGGGCGTGGTGAACGTCATCACGTCGTCGAGCTCGTCGGCGGTGACCGAGCCCATCCTCGCCGACCGGCGGCTGCGGAAGCTGTCGTTCACGGGCTCGACCGAGGTCGGCCGGAAGCTCATCGCGCAGGCCGCCGACGGCGTGCTGCGCGTGTCGATGGAGCTCGGCGGCAACGCCCCGTTCGTGGTGTTCGAGGACGCCGACCTCGATGCGGCCGTCGACGGTGCGATGCTCGCGAAGTTCCGCAACATCGGCCAGGCCTGCACGGCGGCGAACCGGTTCATCGTGCACGAGGCGGTCGCCGAGGAGTTCGCGCGCCGGGTGACCGAGCGGGTGGCGGCCATGCGCGTCGGCCGCGGCACCGAGGAGGGCGTGCAGATCGGCCCGCTGATCGACGAGGACGCGGTCGGCAAGGCCGAGGCGCTCGTGCAGGACGCGGTCGGGCGCGGGGCATCCGTCACCACCGGCGGCAGCCGCATCGAGGGCCCGGGCACGTACTTCCAGCCGACGGTCGTGTCGGGCGTGGTCGCGGGCAGCGAGATCCTCCGCAACGAGATCTTCGGGCCGGTGCTCTCGATCACGACCTTCGCCGACGAGGACGAGGCGGTGCGGCTCGCGAACGACACCGAGTTCGGGCTCGTCTCGTACGTCTACACGACCGACCTCGCGCGCGGGCACCGCATGATCGACCGGCTGGACACCGGCATGATGGGCCTGAACGCGGGCGTCATCTCGAACGCGGCCGCGCCGTTCGGCGGGGTGAAGGCCTCAGGGATCGGCCGCGAGGGCGGCTTCGAGGGCATCCACGAGTACCTCGCGACCAAGTACACGATGCTCCCCGCCTGA
- a CDS encoding SDR family NAD(P)-dependent oxidoreductase produces MELSGASAIVTGGASGLGRATAEALIDAGASVVIVDLPGGRGEQAAAELGERARFAPADVADEAQVAAAIEQATALGPLRVAVNCAGIATAGRTVGRDGPLALADFERTIRVNLIGTFNVTRLAAAAMAAGEPVTAQPLPGVPETAERGVIVSTASVAAFDGQIGQAAYSASKGGVAAMTLPLARDLSKLLIRVVTIAPGIMQTPMMAGMPDDVQASLAAQIPHPSRLGTPAEYAALAMHVVANPLLNGEVIRLDGAIRMQPK; encoded by the coding sequence ATGGAGCTGAGCGGGGCATCCGCCATCGTCACCGGAGGGGCGTCGGGCCTGGGCCGCGCCACGGCCGAGGCGCTCATCGACGCCGGGGCATCCGTCGTCATCGTCGACCTGCCCGGCGGCCGCGGCGAGCAGGCCGCGGCCGAGCTGGGGGAGCGCGCCCGGTTCGCCCCGGCCGACGTCGCCGACGAGGCGCAGGTCGCGGCGGCGATCGAGCAGGCGACGGCGCTCGGTCCGCTGCGGGTCGCGGTCAACTGCGCCGGCATCGCGACCGCCGGTCGCACGGTCGGCCGCGACGGGCCGCTCGCGCTCGCCGACTTCGAGCGCACCATCCGGGTGAACCTGATCGGCACGTTCAACGTCACGCGCCTGGCCGCCGCCGCCATGGCCGCCGGCGAGCCCGTGACCGCCCAGCCCCTGCCGGGTGTGCCCGAGACCGCGGAGCGTGGAGTGATCGTGAGCACGGCGTCGGTCGCCGCGTTCGACGGCCAGATCGGCCAGGCCGCCTACTCGGCGTCGAAGGGCGGCGTGGCCGCGATGACGCTGCCGCTCGCGCGCGACCTGTCGAAGCTGCTCATCCGCGTGGTCACCATCGCCCCGGGCATCATGCAGACGCCGATGATGGCCGGCATGCCCGACGACGTGCAGGCCTCGCTCGCGGCGCAGATCCCGCACCCCTCGCGCCTGGGCACGCCCGCCGAGTACGCGGCGCTCGCCATGCACGTGGTGGCGAACCCGCTGCTCAACGGCGAGGTGATCCGCCTCGACGGCGCGATCCGCATGCAGCCGAAGTAG